DNA from Taeniopygia guttata chromosome 28, bTaeGut7.mat, whole genome shotgun sequence:
TCCTCCACACCTATTCCCCTACCTCCACCCCCATATTTACGGATTTGCTTTCCCTCCTGGCCCCTTGACTCgtgtttatttttcccctcagctgaATTGGTGTGAAGGTGGCtcaaagcagctctgttctCTCCCAGCGAGTCGTTTTGCAGTGTAATTCCATGGAAgggcttttctctctccttgtTTGCAGCCTGGTTTCCTGCCCAGCGAGATGGGAATCGCCAGCCCGAGCACTCTTTCCCCCACGGGGGGCAAAGGGGGGTCTCAGTATTTTTCTTACCCCAACAATCCTCGCAGGAgaggtgctgagagcagcaTAGGTGAGTGACTGCGTGTCCCCCGGGTGCCCTCATCAGATCTTCCTTTGGGAATGAGGACATTGATGCTGGGAATGAGGGACTGATGTTGACATGTCTGCCCTGGCATGAGTTTggcatttcctcttttttggggagggaatgcatataaatatctctttcatatatatatagagagagatcTAACCTCAAAAAAGGGGTGCTCAGAATCAGGTTTCCCTCTTTCTGGAAAATGCCAGATTAGCTGAAAGCAGCAAATTGCTTGAGGTTCTTGTAAAAACACCTCCAGCCACGCTGCACATCACTCGTCCTTCCTGGCAAAGCCTGGGCTGTTCCTGTGGCTGGCAgccccctggagctgcagcaggcagggctggcaggaggcagcaggaggtgctggagctgtgcctgggaCTCGGGAATGtttgctccaggagctccccctgcccgccccACTGTTCCCAAGCAGGGCTTGCCCATGTCTGGATGGACCTGGGAATAAGCTTCTCCCAAAGGTGGGGTCAGGTGTGAGTTTAACTTCAGAGGGAGCACAAGCTCCAGTTCCCCAGAACTTGCGTTTCTCATCACAGTTCCCCTGCACCCTCCAGAGCCACTTGCCTGCTGCTATTTCAGGCTTTCCCCAGTGAGTGAAACCAGAAGTGACCCAGTGATGGGtgcatttttttcagtgcttttcagAAAAAGGCACCTACTCTGGTGCTGCCACTTCAGCCTGGAAAATGATTCTCTAGCATTCTGTGGGATAAACTTCTGCTCTGGAGGTGCATCCCAGCAGATGGAGGGATGGCTTGGCAGGTTGCTGTGTCAGCACACTGCACCCCCCAGCCAGGGCTTTCcttaattatgaaaataataaaaataataatataaaattgctataaaaataataattatgaaaaatagaatttttcttttaatttagcCAGTGCTTCCCCTGGAGCCACCTCTGAATGTTTCCCCACCACCTCCCTGAACTGTCCCCTTCCCCCAGGACACTGAGTCCCCCTCCAGAGCTGGAACtggagggaggggctggagtcTGTCCCTGGGAAGCAcatccctgcctcctgcagcagtAAAGCTTTCCCAAGTCTATCCCTGTGTAGGAAGCAAATGAAAATGTAGCCCAGCCCTGCATGTGTTCCCTTTCTGCATCCTCTCTCCACAAACCCACTTCAAGttaaaaatgtttccaaaaaaagccccaatgAAGGGTTATAACATTAAATGTTTCTATATTTATGGGCTCAGTCTCTCTCAACAAGCCCTTCCTGTCCTCTGATCTCTGTATGGGTGTGAAACCTGCCCCCAAAGGGAGCAGGTAAGATTCAGAGAGACTCATCCTCAGACATTTTCATTGTTGCTGCTTCCTTAGCCAAGGAACATTTGGGATCTCAGCCCTGTCTGTACCTGTAGTTTCCAAGCCCAGAGACTTTTGCTGCAGctcatttcccttccctctaACCCCTTGAAAACTCAGATCTCTCTTCTCTGACGCAGATGGACAGCCCAAAAAGGTTCGGAAGGTGCCTCCTGGACTCCCCTCCTCGGTAAGTGGCAGCAGTGTTCCCCTTTTCCCGTGCCCTGGGAGCACCGCcgggcacctgcagccccacacTGGCCGACAGTGGGGTGCTGTGGCCAACATCTGCAAACTTGCAGGATTTCTGCCAGCAGCTAGGACCCCAAACACCACCTCTAAGCTGACAGCCAGACCCTGGGAAATGAGTTCTCCTTCCCATGGAAAGGCCGACACTGGGGTGCCAACCTAAAAATGTGCAAACTTTACAGGATTTCTCCCAAACGAAAGCTGCCGGCAGTGAGGACATTTCAGcgggctggggaagggaattCCCGTGCGGGAGAAGGGAGGCGATGGGAGCTCCGATGGGGGCTCCTGTGCCGTGTTTGCCGCTGTGTCCGGAGGGGTGGAAGGCGACACCGCGGCTCGGGTTTCGCACTTGCGCTGGGGCGGCAGCTGAGCCCGCTCCAGGTGTGTGCTGCTTTATAGGAAAGCTGAGCAGCCTGCAGGAATACGCCATCCCTGCTCCCGCGGCTGTTCAGGGAGCAAACTGAACAATGTCTTTGTGGCTGCAAGTAATGGGATCTCCAGGAAAGCTAATTGGAGCGGGCTGCAGGGTTCCTGCAGGAGCACGGGAGCTGTCTGGAGGCCAGGGCTGCATTCCTGGCTGGAATGTTTGTGTGCTTGCAGGGGTCCGGCTCTGTCCCCAGAccggggctgtgctggagacctGCCCTCACTCTTTACCAGAACTGGTGTGACACTGCCCCATTGCCCAGGGAACAcccccatccctgtgctgtgaCATTCCCTGACTGCTGTAACCTCCACCACACCTCTGCCTTTGGGATTGGACCCCGAGCTGCTGGTTTTAGAGGCTAGAGGGAGAGGAGGGCACTGAGATTCGGCTCACAGACCTGGGGGTGTTGGGAGGGTCCACGTGAATCCACATGAAGCAGAAACCAGTTCCAGGAGTCTGTGTTTTGACAGGGAAAACCTGCTTGAGTCACAATCTGTGTCGCTGCCTCGGGTTTCTGTGTGAAATTTGGAGCTTTAAACCCCAGTCGACATGTGGGGAAAACATCGCCCCAACAAATGGCCTTTATTGGCCTCGAATTTCAAAGTGCTGGGGCTTGGCCtgtcctgctggcagagcctTGGAGGGCCCTGATTCCCACAGGAAGAGCTGCTTGGCATTTGCcacagctcagccccttccctgtGTCTGAGTGACACCTGCACTCCAGCCTTTCATAGGattgggaatggtttgggctggaagggacattgaagttcatccagtgccacctctgccatggtcAGGGCCACCCTCCACCATCCCAGGACGTTCAAAGcaccatccagcctggccttggacacttccagggatccaggggcagccacagtttgtgccaggaaggaatttttccccAGCATCCAGCCTAAATCTCCATCTCTCCCCTGGCTGTTGCCTCAGCTGCCCCTTGATGCCAAAGCTCCAGTTTTCAGAGCACAGGCTGGTTCTGCCTCTTTTCCtcaccctccctgtgctgggagctccaGCTTCCTGGTTTGTTTTTGAACTTCCACACCTGGGGAGACAGATCTGTGCCTAGGCGGCAGGAGAAGTGTGAAGCAGGAGTGGCCTCAAAGGCAGCGGATCAAAGGCTCTTTCTTGTCTGACTCGCCCATGCAGGAGCCCGCCCTGTGTTATCGCTGGACCCCGTGCAAAATAAATAGGTTAATCAGCATCTTATTAAAATGAAGTGCTTTAATCTGTAATTCCCGAGCCGCTTTGAAAACTCGCCTAGGTCAgcggctgcaggagctgagggtggGTGGGTGAGCAGGGAGTGATGCCAGGGCAGCgtgagggggttcagggctgtgagcagcaatgccaggcagggactggcacaggggaatctgtgctgggagcccagggccTTTGGGCTCAGTGCTTCTGTCCCAAGAAGtcacagagctgcttccagggctggagcccctctcctctggagccaggctgggagagctgggggtgctcccctggagaggagaagctccagggagagctcaaaATCCCTTACagagcctaaaggggctccaagatccaaagggcagggatggatgggatattgggaaggaattgttccctggcagggtgggcaggccctggcacagggtgcccaccctggatccctggcagtgcccaaggccaggctggacagggcttggagcagcctgggacagtggaaggtgtctctgccatggcaggggtggcatgagatgggctttggggtcccttccaacccaaaccattccatgattctatgcAGTAGGTGCTGGGTTGGGGCTGCCCTCAGGGCATGGAGCCCCTTGGagcctccctgcagctcctggccacgggctgctgtgtctgggcACAGAATCCAGGGCTGGATGTGGCCCCACATTGGCTGCGGTGCCAGAGGAACCTGGGCAGGGATTTTGTGCAAGTTGGTTCCTGCAGGATTTTGTTGCCACAGTGAGTTCAGTGCCTGGGAGCTGTTTCAGGCTGTGCATTCCCAGTCTGGTCACTGCTCTGTTTAGCCTCAGTCTGCCCAAAGTcccaccccagctcctgcatttaagcaagaaaaacagGGAGGGAGAAACAACCCCAGACCACAAAGCTCTGCGAATCCCAGCGCTGGGGCTTTTTGAGAGGCTCTCGCAGCGCTGGCAAATTTTAATCGGAGGAAATGACCTCACCTGGAGGTCCCCggggccaggggctggggaggggggccTGGCCCTGGTGCCCCACAGGGCTCCTGGCTCCCTGCACAGAAAAATGCAATTGGCTTTTCACAGCCTCCCCTGTGCTGGACAGCAAAAGGAACAATTAGCAGGGGTCAGGACCAGGAGTGTGCTGAAACCCACCCCCCAGGATCCTGCAGGAGATGTTCCAGGGGTGGTGGAGCAGCGTGGGCACACAGCAAGGCGaacctctccctgctctgcagccctgctccctccgTCCCTGCCATTTTCTCGCCGTTGTTTTCTCCGTGGGTTCCTGGCTCGGCTGTTGGTGCAGCTGCCGGGCGCCTGGCCCCgagccagcccctgccagaTGGCGCGGGGCTCTCAGACGTGCTGCACTCCATTCCCTGTCCCGGCTCCCGCTATTTAATCAAATTATAGCAAAAGTCAATTTGCTGCATTCCCGTTCTCCAgtgcctcccccacccccctaGTCCACGCGTGGCTCCCTCTGCCCACTGCACTCAGCAGCATCACGGGGACCAGGGCCTGGAATTCTCTTTTTTGAGCAAGGGACAAAGGGCAGCTGCCAGTGTCTGTCAGGATTTGcccttccccctctctttttttgtctttattttacGAGTTCTCTGCAAAGTCAGAGTCATTatgttggaaaagccctctacGGGTCACGGAGTCCAActgttccccagcactgccaaggccactgctgacccatgtccccaagtgccacattcaCACATTgattggacacttccagggatggtgactccctCCAaccctgggcagtctgttccaatgcttCCCAACActtccagtgaagaaattatcccaatatccaacctaaacctcccctggcccagcctgaggccgttccctctcctcctgtccctgttccctggagcagagcccgacccccctggctgtcccctcctgtcaggagctgtgcagagccacaaggtcccccctgagcctccttttctccaggctgagcccctttcccagctccctcagcccttcttggtgctccagacccttccaaGCTCCACTGACCCTTGTTGGATTTCTAGGGGgctttggggttggtttttttaaacaaaaggaagcctggcacaggctgtccagggCCATGGTGGAGCCACCATCTCGGAATTGTTCAAAaaacatgtggatgtggcacttgaggacatgggTTGGTGGTGAAcatggaggtgctgctgcttttgtagttggacttgatcttaaaGGTGTCGTCCAACCTTAAGGATTCCCTGATTGTCTTTTATTCCCCACCATCACTTTTGTCCCTTTTTGCTGATGAGGACAAGGGCTGGAAGGGAGTAGCTGGCTGTGGGGAAAAAGAAACTCAGGCAAGTTTCCTTCCCAAAGAGAACTGTGTGTGccaggcagagcctggccctgccccacctctgctttcagctggattaaaaaaaaaagattatcgGTTTCAGAATGAATCAAAGGAGATGAAAATAACCTGTGACAAAAGTTCTCACATCATCTGAGTGCTATTTCAGTTCCTTTGAATGCCATTTTGGTTTCTTTGCGTGTTGAATTTCtgccttaaaaaaagaaaagtctggTTTTGTCCTGGCAGAAGCTGATTTTCGGTCAGGGCTTTCTAGGATGGGTTTGGTTAATttagaagggaaggaaaagctttttcttctgctgaatGTGCTGTTAAATCacagagctgagcagtgctgcagaaatcTGACCCAGGAGCTGTGTGAGGGCTGTCTGAGGGTTGTCCCTCCCCTGTGACAATGGCTATGAGGGCTGCTCAGCCCcacgtgcctcagtttcccctcagCCTGGTTTTCCTGAGGGCTttgagcaggggctgtgctcgggagcctggcacagggcagggttGGCACAGGGGGGTCCCAAGGCCACACGGGTgcctgctgccactgcccagcctgtccccccTGCGTGGGGTCACTGCAGCAGTGGTGGCTTTTGTGGTTACCCAGAAAAATTTATAACCATGGAAAACGGAACTGGAGCAGAGTCAAAACTTCTGCTGGAGCTGGCCAAGTTCTGGGGACCAAGGAGGGTGGCAAGAACAAACAGAAGGGaaccctgtgccctgtgctctgtgccctctgtgctctgctctgtcatctgtgccctgtcccctgctctgctccatgtAGGGCTGTGTCCTTTGAGGACTttggctgagctgctccagttCCCCCCCCAGATCTGCTGTGGGATGAATCAAAGCAAAGCTCCTGGACTCATcagatggtttgggttggaagggacctcaagtCCATCCtgtgccacctctgccatgtcagggacacctcccactgtcccaggctgctccaagccctgtccagcctggccttgggcactgccagggatccctgtgccagggcctgcccaccctgccagggaacaattcctgcccaatctcccatccatccctgccctctggcagtgggagccattccctgtgtcctgtccctccaggccttgaAAGGTCAGTTGAGTGAAGCACTTGCTGCTCTGTTGCCGTGGGAGAGGTGGTCAAACACTGCTGAAGTTTGAGGTTTGAAGTTTaaggtgtgcagagctgggggcagccaCAGTGAGGGTGTGGGGCCGTGGACTGAGCAAGCTCTTCTCCTCAAGCCCTTTCCTGCCCCACAGGTGTATCCATCCAACTCAGGTGATGACTACAGCAGGGATCCAGCTGGATATACTCCCTCAAAACCTCCCAGCACTGTGTATCCTGGAGCCTTTTACATGACAGGTGAGTTATTCCCAGCCCTGTGATCCACAAGCCAGGCCCATTATAGACCATGAGAGGGGCTGCACATCTGGAgggagctcagggcaggagTGTGAGACAGTGCAGCCCCAAAATCATCCAATGtcctgagtgggaagggaccctcagggatcaaatccagcccctgcccctccccagaccccccaacacccccaccctgagcagccctgagagcgctgtccaaacgctcctgcagctctggcagcctcggggccgggaccattccctggggagcctgggcagtgccagcaccctcggggggaagaacctttccctgagctccatgccaaggcctggcacagctccagcccttcctgggctCCGGGAGCTGTCCCAGAGAGTTTGTCCTGATTTGCTCAGTGGGTgatgctcagcacaggcagAACATGGTGGGGACAGTCCCAGCCCCTCAGCCAGGGCTGACCTATTcccccctggggctgggggctgctgtccctgccccactcAGCTCTGGGTTCCTTGCAGATGGACTCCATAACTCACCAGACCTGTGGAGCTCCCCGGGTGCCATGAGCCAGTCGAGTTACGGTGCCATGCTGGgcagctcctcctccccgcTCCCGCAGTCCAGTGGCTTCAACAGTTTACACCAGCACGAACGCATGGTAACATGTCCCCGTgcctgtgtcacctccctgccaCCCTCTCCCCTGGCTGTGGGCCCGAGCCACCTGggtcctgccccagctgctgagCCCCACAGTTTTTGCAGGGCCCCTCTCACCCcgctcccctccctgccagaACTACCAGCTGCATTCAGGAGAGGTGAACGGCGGGCTCCCCTCCGTGTCCGGCTTCTCCTCGGCCACCACGGCGTACGGAGTGTCCAGTCACACCCCCCCGATCAGCGGCACCGACACCATCATGGGTATGGCCAGTCACAGAGGGACCCCCTCGCTCCACGGCCCGCCACAGGCTCACCTGGACAGCCAAGGCTGGTGCAGACTGGTGCCTGAGGCATCCAACACACCCAGACACCTTTGGTCCCTCGTGTGTCACCTGGGCCTGGagtccctgcccagggaagagGCACAGGGAGGTTctggctggagcacctgggtTCTGGTCTGGGGCTTTACAGCTCGTGGGATGGGTCTGGGAGAAGCCTAGCAGCTCTGCTGTTATCTGTTATGAGTTGTGGGATGGGTTTACAGCTGTATGAAGCTGCTCCCCTAGATCCAGAATGGGAATGTTTTTGCTGAGTTTGGATACCACGTTAACCTCCAAGTGCTTTAATCTCTGACCCTGCTGAGCCTGTTACTGAAAtgagctcctgctccccaggaaATTAAGATCCTGACATAGATTTGTAGAAGAAAACCCTTGTTTTTCTATGGAGAAGCAAGTTTGGGATTCATAGAATGAAAGtatcattaaggttggaaaagatcttccAGTGCCTGCTTGGTGGTTTTGTTGGGCTTTGAGATGTGCCATGGCaatggctgtgctgcagcagagatgTCTGATTGCTGTTGGCAGCACTACACCTCCAGCCCAGAGCTTGGAGAgatgtccctgcagccccttgGTGGCTTCCAGGGGAAGGTGCCCCATATCcgagctgctctgagctggacAAACATCTAATTTTCAAGCAAAGCactaaaagcagaaaatgtccACCCCAGAGCATGTGTCCCCAAAGAAGGTCTTGTAGGGTACTGTGTCCTGCTGGGGTGTGGGGCCTTGGCAGTGGCATCCGTGTCTCTCTGGGCAGGTAACAGAGGAACCACAGCCGGGAGCTCCGGAGACGCGCTTGGGAAGGCTCTGGCCTCGGtaagagctgctgcagggacctcTACCCAGCAGGGAACATGGGCACATTTGGTGAATGCACCCAAATCCACAGCAGCCTCTGAGGGAGGGTTTTCCCCTTTCCATGTGCTGTCATCTCAGTCCTGGCACCTTCTGGtggatggggaaactgaggcactgcAGGTTATAGCGGCCCTGCAGCCCcatttcctgctctgtgccctcccagcctggtgctgctctgccaaGACCACCCTGCACAGAGCTTGTGGCAGGACTGGCAGGTCCCAGTAGTCCTTGCCCTGTGTGTGCTGGTTCACACTGGAGGACACTGGTCTCACTGGGTTAGTAGAGAGTTGCCTCTGTCCCATTCAGTGATCCTTGCACGGTGGCAGAGGGGTGCTGACAGTGCACCCTGCAACAATTCCTGAGGGCTCCTGCTTCCTCCTGAGAGGGGTCCCAAAGAGCAGAGGCTGCACTCAGGGTGGTGACAGTGGGGATAGAGAGAGACTCCCGGGTTAatgggggaactggggggaactggggggaatTGGTCTTTGTGCTGGCTGTGGGTTTGGGAAGGGAGGTCCCGGCAGGTGGTGGGTGCcactgggaggggacagctagcTCAGGGTGGCACTGCTGACCTTCCCCCTTCTGTCCCTGCAGATTTACTCCCCTGACCACTCTAGCAATAACTTCTCCTCCAACCCCTCCACCCCGGTCGGGTCCCCGCAGGGCCTCGCAGGTGAGTGACGATGTGAAGGGTAAGGGGGGTGGGGTTTGCTTTGGGGAGCTCCCAGGTCAGCCCCAAACctcagcccagagctggcagcaaccttctccttctccttcctgaCCCTGTCCCTGCATGTCCCATctcagagaggctgtggctggATTTGCCTCCCATGGGAGAAGTGCAGTGGGAACTGGGAAGCAGCCAAGTGGTTGAAACCCATGTTCAGCAACTGCTGAAAGCCCGTTCCTCGTCCCCTCAGGCAGGACAGGTCCTGCCGCGGTGCCCGGTGTGCCCGGTGtgcccggtgccggtcccgccgcGGTGCCCGGTGTGCCCGGTGTCCCGCCGCGGTGCCCGGTGtgcccggtgtcccggtgccgccggtgctgccggtgccggccccgccgcggtGTCCCGGCTTCCAGCCCCATCTAGCGGCAGCCGTGGCCATGGCCggtccccagctctgcttggttTGTCCCCAGGCTCGTCGCAGTGGCCgcgggcgggcggagcgggtGCCTTATCTCCCAGTTACGAAGGGAGTCTCCACACTTTGGTGAGTGGCACCAAAATTCGGGGTTCTCCTTTTGTCTCTCGTCCCTCGGCGCCTGGCGGTGGAGGGTTTTTGGGTGGCAGCCTCTCCCCTGAATGCTGGAATCAGACTCAGCTGTTGGCCAGGGGTGGATATTTGGgtagcagcagctgtgcagagcccagtgctgcatccctgccccagcccagcccatcccGGGGCTCTGGCCCAGCCCAAGGCATTCCTGGCAGGTTtctgcctccctgccctgagcactTCCACTCGTGACCCTTTGTGCCTTTGGGGAATGCCACTGGCTGGGAATGTTATTTAATTTCTCCCCGTCCCTGCCCTGTGTCTCCTGAGCCCAGGATTGCCACCAGCCATTCTgtagtgcagagcagcagggggCTGCTGGCTTCATGGGATTGCAGTCCTGGAACTGGACTGGAATcatggaaaggtttgggttgggagggatcATAAAGCCATAGGCAGAGACACCTTCTGCTAgaccagggtgctccaagccccatccagccttggacacctccagggacagggcacttAACACAGACCTGTCTTTGTCCTGCCCTTCCAGCAAAACAAAATGGAAGACAGGTTGGATGAAGCCATCCACGTGCTGAGGAACCACGCCGTGGGCCAGACCTCTGCCATGCCCAGCAACCACGGGGACATGCACGGGCTGCTGGGCTCAGCACCAGCACACAGTGCTGCCGTGGGCAGCCTGGGCCAGGCCTTCCCCGCCTCAGTCATGGCCCTGGGGAACAGGCACCCGAGTCTGGTGAGTGTGGGAGCGGTGtggcagctggcagggacaCGCTGGGGACACGTGTCACCTGTGGTGTGACATGGCATTCAGAGGGAGCAGCTCAGTGTGGTCCAGCTTGGGTCAGGTGCTGGCAGCGTTGCATGGGCACACAAGTCACTTCCCATGTTCCTGCAAGGGAGAGCTGAGTCAtagaatcccagagtggtttgggttggagggacctcaaagctcatcttgttccacctcctgccatggcagggacacctttcactgtgccaggctgctccaagccctgtccagcctggccttgggcactgccagggatccaggggcagccacagctgctctgggagcatTGAGTGCAGCTTTGGCaccagctctgtgtgccctTCCCTTGTGCCCCTTctcagggcaggcagaggtggTGAGAGAGCTGCTCTTCTTTCCCTGCAACATGATTTAAAATCCCTCAAAACAACTTCAAGGCATCCCTGGAATATACAGGGAAGAGAAGAGGGATCCAGTGGATACAGGAGTGCCAGGTGTCACCAGGAACTCTGAATGGTTTGGGCAGGCACCACGTCCCTCTGTGCACGTGGGGAGTGCTGGTGTGTGAGGGCTcattccagctgcagggaaTGTGATGGATCCAGGTGCCCTGGGCACATGGATGCTGGGGTGCCATGCAGGGTCACCTGGGTCCCCCCTTTTCTAGAGGTTGGTGACCACAGCAGCACATTTTTGGCGGAGCTGCTTGCCTGCTGCAGCCATGACACCTCTGCAGTCTCCAGAGAACCAGTTGTGATCCCTTTCCAGGCTCCCTGAGCGGGGAATGGGACGTGTGCTCTgtagctgctgccagctggggagccagcagggctggctctgcctgtCAGTCCAGCCTGTGTGGCACATCCTCGGGGCCCTGGGCTCAGAAGGGCCCCTCACCCTTTGCCTCCAGCCCCTTTGGAGCCAAGTTCACATTGCTGGGGTGTCCCTTGCAGTCACAGTGGTGTTCAGTGGACACGGGACACGTgtcctctctgctgtgctggccaCACAGAGGGGCTTTTCCTCGGGGtgggggacagcagtgacaggagcagcagggtcCCAG
Protein-coding regions in this window:
- the TCF3 gene encoding transcription factor E2-alpha isoform X8, producing the protein MAAQNKLSRGLDERPGSGSWGTADQNSSTFDQGRQSYGEGPHYGEHRELPSHNSISSSPFLGAGLVGKSSERASYSTFGRDTGMPGLNQPGFLPSEMGIASPSTLSPTGGKGGSQYFSYPNNPRRRGAESSIDGQPKKVRKVPPGLPSSVYPSNSGDDYSRDPAGYTPSKPPSTVYPGAFYMTDGLHNSPDLWSSPGAMSQSSYGAMLGSSSSPLPQSSGFNSLHQHERMNYQLHSGEVNGGLPSVSGFSSATTAYGVSSHTPPISGTDTIMGNRGTTAGSSGDALGKALASIYSPDHSSNNFSSNPSTPVGSPQGLAGSSQWPRAGGAGALSPSYEGSLHTLQNKMEDRLDEAIHVLRNHAVGQTSAMPSNHGDMHGLLGSAPAHSAAVGSLGQAFPASVMALGNRHPSLVGGGHPEDGLSSNPSLLHNHVTLPSQPSSLPDLSRQQDTYSGLSGGLGRSSVSSGTSEIKREEKEDEENTSVADNSEEEKKELKPSRNRTRCSLNSQDEDEEDDLLPPEQKAERERERRVANNARERLRVRDINEAFKELGRMCQLHLNSEKPQTKLLILHQAVSVILNLEQQVRERNLNPKAACLKRREEEKVSGVVGDPQMTLSASHPGLGDGHNPVGHM
- the TCF3 gene encoding transcription factor E2-alpha isoform X9; translation: MAAQNKLSRGLDERPGSGSWGTADQNSSTFDQGRSYGEGPHYGEHRELPSHNSISSSPFLGAGLVGKSSERASYSTFGRDTGMPGLNQPGFLPSEMGIASPSTLSPTGGKGGSQYFSYPNNPRRRGAESSIDGQPKKVRKVPPGLPSSVYPSNSGDDYSRDPAGYTPSKPPSTVYPGAFYMTDGLHNSPDLWSSPGAMSQSSYGAMLGSSSSPLPQSSGFNSLHQHERMNYQLHSGEVNGGLPSVSGFSSATTAYGVSSHTPPISGTDTIMGNRGTTAGSSGDALGKALASIYSPDHSSNNFSSNPSTPVGSPQGLAGSSQWPRAGGAGALSPSYEGSLHTLQNKMEDRLDEAIHVLRNHAVGQTSAMPSNHGDMHGLLGSAPAHSAAVGSLGQAFPASVMALGNRHPSLVGGGHPEDGLSSNPSLLHNHVTLPSQPSSLPDLSRQQDTYSGLSGGLGRSSVSSGTSEIKREEKEDEENTSVADNSEEEKKELKPSRNRTRCSLNSQDEDEEDDLLPPEQKAERERERRVANNARERLRVRDINEAFKELGRMCQLHLNSEKPQTKLLILHQAVSVILNLEQQVRERNLNPKAACLKRREEEKVSGVVGDPQMTLSASHPGLGDGHNPVGHM
- the TCF3 gene encoding transcription factor E2-alpha isoform X10; the encoded protein is MNQQQQRMAAVGTDKELSDLLDFSMMFPLPVANGKNRPTTLASTQFGGSGLDERPGSGSWGTADQNSSTFDQGRQSYGEGPHYGEHRELPSHNSISSSPFLGAGLVGKSSERASYSTFGRDTGMPGLNQPGFLPSEMGIASPSTLSPTGGKGGSQYFSYPNNPRRRGAESSIDGQPKKVRKVPPGLPSSVYPSNSGDDYSRDPAGYTPSKPPSTVYPGAFYMTDGLHNSPDLWSSPGAMSQSSYGAMLGSSSSPLPQSSGFNSLHQHERMNYQLHSGEVNGGLPSVSGFSSATTAYGVSSHTPPISGTDTIMGNRGTTAGSSGDALGKALASIYSPDHSSNNFSSNPSTPVGSPQGLAGSSQWPRAGGAGALSPSYEGSLHTLQNKMEDRLDEAIHVLRNHAVGQTSAMPSNHGDMHGLLGSAPAHSAAVGSLGQAFPASVMALGNRHPSLVGGGHPEDGLSSNPSLLHNHVTLPSQPSSLPDLSRQQDTYSGLSGGLGRSSVSSGTSEIKREEKEDEENTSVADNSEEEKKELKPSRNRTRCSLNRAKSRERERKEGRQ
- the TCF3 gene encoding transcription factor E2-alpha isoform X11 → MNQQQQRMAAVGTDKELSDLLDFSMMFPLPVANGKNRPTTLASTQFGGSGLDERPGSGSWGTADQNSSTFDQGRQSYGEGPHYGEHRELPSHNSISSSPFLGAGLVGKSSERASYSTFGRDTGMPGLNQPGFLPSEMGIASPSTLSPTGGKGGSQYFSYPNNPRRRGAESSIDGQPKKVRKVPPGLPSSVYPSNSGDDYSRDPAGYTPSKPPSTVYPGAFYMTDGLHNSPDLWSSPGAMSQSSYGAMLGSSSSPLPQSSGFNSLHQHERMNYQLHSGEVNGGLPSVSGFSSATTAYGVSSHTPPISGTDTIMGNRGTTAGSSGDALGKALASIYSPDHSSNNFSSNPSTPVGSPQGLAGSSQWPRAGGAGALSPSYEGSLHTLQNKMEDRLDEAIHVLRNHAVGQTSAMPSNHGDMHGLLGSAPAHSAAVGSLGQAFPASVMALGNRHPSLVGGGHPEDGLSSNPSLLHNHVTLPSQPSSLPDLSRQQDTYSGLSGGLGRSSVSSGTSEIKREEKEDEENTSVADNSEEEKKELKPSRNRTRAKSRERERKEGRQ